One segment of Desulfosudis oleivorans Hxd3 DNA contains the following:
- a CDS encoding FG-GAP repeat domain-containing protein, with protein sequence MTTQDKMAPNRQKGGACAGHLARGAMAASISGLVFLASPAHQAVAADNPFTLTFGKDNPLKAPIGLSDWQYAKPALVDIDGDGDIDIFIGGSYGGDGQGFVAYFENIGDADTPEFVKRIGTANPFYGLDLAEYAAPAFADVDGDGDMDALVGGDGDGGPGLAYFENTGTASAPVFTLQNGTANPFDAAASGYYNMAPTFADIDGDGDIDAIVGEKGEDGGYGYGSLHYFENVTTETDTMPVFDHFAPNNDANPFYQIMTNDDSYTTPAAFADIDNDGDIDLFGGENSSHISLLENLGTTPGPEGPTFTVYNLYDTENPFYMADVPYYYPAPAFADLDNDGDLDGIIGGGEGSLTFFENFGTNAAPVFAKRIGANSPFTGFDIGESSQPVFADIDGDGDMDMVSGGEINTNELGEGAVGGEIGQSLDFFENTGTTSAPVFEKRMGEDNPFDGVVTGEEDVAALVDIDGDGDLDLFAYSKYDDNAISFYKNTGSATNPVFEKQAEGNNPLFFVDAWLRGALQFVDIDGDGDMDAFTGRYGYTGGGVYFYENVGTETSPRFTPAGDNPLDMVLAGTSNSNVYSLAFADIDGDGDMDAIVGESSYNEGWVHGLRLYENTGSDTDPVFTLVEDDNTFDALADQEEPYYDLTPVFVDIDGDGDLDVFMGEESGRFLFFENHTNEPASGGGTTADDLGLSETDGDACFIDTTRSDTIPGVFTRAAKRVYDAVTALIR encoded by the coding sequence ATGACGACTCAAGATAAAATGGCGCCAAACCGGCAAAAAGGCGGCGCATGCGCTGGTCATCTGGCCCGGGGCGCGATGGCGGCATCAATTTCCGGCCTGGTCTTTCTGGCATCCCCAGCCCACCAGGCAGTGGCTGCCGACAATCCCTTTACCCTTACTTTCGGCAAGGACAACCCGCTCAAGGCGCCCATCGGCCTGTCCGACTGGCAGTATGCCAAACCCGCGCTGGTGGACATTGACGGCGACGGGGACATCGACATTTTCATCGGCGGTTCATACGGAGGCGACGGACAGGGCTTTGTCGCGTATTTTGAAAACATCGGGGATGCTGACACGCCTGAGTTCGTGAAACGCATTGGCACGGCCAACCCCTTCTATGGACTGGATCTGGCGGAATACGCTGCCCCGGCCTTTGCCGACGTGGATGGCGACGGCGACATGGACGCGTTGGTGGGCGGCGATGGTGACGGCGGTCCGGGACTTGCCTATTTTGAAAACACCGGTACCGCCTCGGCCCCTGTGTTTACCCTGCAAAACGGCACCGCCAACCCCTTTGACGCGGCTGCCTCCGGGTACTACAACATGGCACCCACCTTTGCCGACATTGACGGCGACGGCGATATCGACGCCATCGTTGGGGAAAAGGGGGAAGACGGCGGATACGGATACGGCAGCCTTCACTATTTTGAAAACGTCACCACAGAGACTGATACCATGCCGGTATTCGACCACTTTGCACCGAACAATGACGCCAACCCGTTTTATCAGATTATGACCAATGATGACTCTTACACCACCCCGGCGGCCTTTGCCGACATTGACAATGATGGTGACATCGACCTGTTCGGCGGCGAGAACAGCAGCCACATCAGTTTGCTGGAAAACCTGGGGACAACCCCGGGTCCTGAAGGCCCCACGTTTACCGTCTATAATCTATATGACACGGAAAACCCCTTTTACATGGCCGATGTGCCATACTACTATCCGGCGCCTGCGTTTGCCGATCTGGACAATGACGGTGACCTGGACGGGATCATCGGCGGCGGTGAAGGAAGCCTGACCTTTTTTGAAAACTTCGGCACCAACGCGGCCCCGGTATTTGCCAAACGAATCGGCGCCAACAGCCCATTTACCGGATTTGACATCGGCGAAAGCAGCCAGCCTGTGTTTGCCGACATTGATGGTGACGGTGACATGGACATGGTCTCCGGCGGTGAAATCAATACCAACGAACTGGGCGAAGGCGCTGTGGGCGGCGAGATCGGCCAATCCCTGGACTTTTTTGAAAACACCGGCACCACCTCTGCCCCGGTATTTGAAAAACGGATGGGAGAAGACAATCCGTTTGACGGGGTGGTAACAGGCGAGGAGGATGTGGCCGCACTGGTGGATATTGACGGTGACGGGGACCTGGACCTGTTTGCATACTCCAAGTATGATGACAATGCCATCTCCTTTTACAAAAATACGGGCAGCGCCACAAACCCGGTGTTTGAAAAACAGGCCGAAGGGAACAACCCCCTCTTTTTTGTGGATGCATGGCTGCGGGGCGCCCTGCAGTTTGTGGATATTGACGGCGACGGCGATATGGACGCCTTTACCGGCAGATACGGTTATACCGGCGGTGGCGTCTATTTTTATGAAAACGTGGGCACGGAAACCTCACCGCGGTTTACTCCGGCCGGTGACAACCCCCTGGACATGGTCCTGGCCGGCACCTCCAATTCCAATGTCTACAGCCTGGCTTTTGCGGATATTGACGGCGACGGCGACATGGACGCCATTGTGGGTGAGTCCTCTTACAACGAAGGATGGGTACACGGCCTCCGGCTCTATGAAAACACCGGCAGTGATACCGACCCGGTTTTTACACTGGTGGAGGATGACAACACATTTGATGCACTGGCTGACCAGGAAGAGCCCTATTACGACTTGACCCCGGTGTTTGTGGACATCGACGGTGACGGTGACCTGGACGTGTTTATGGGAGAGGAATCCGGCCGGTTCCTCTTTTTTGAAAACCACACCAACGAGCCGGCATCGGGGGGCGGCACTACAGCCGACGACCTGGGCCTTTCCGAGACCGACGGTGATGCCTGTTTTATCGACACCACCCGGTCCGATACGATTCCCGGCGTTTTTACCCGGGCCGCAAAACGGGTCTATGACGCGGTAACGGCCCTGATCCGGTAA
- a CDS encoding FAD:protein FMN transferase, whose product MHALVREKHMACAWQMKCFPQPDRDLAAAEALMKKAFEVVTAIETKLTEFAASPFNRINDQAGITPVAVDEEIWGIVQRAITFGRRTNGVFNIAFATVMRSKTPDDPALKKLADFRNIELDEAARTIFLPDRRMRISLGGIGKGYAVDQAFGFLRKNGLVNFMVNGSGDLRVHSLPNAPRPWRMGIQNPFDPQKQIGMVMMRQNALASSGNYLKKGHILSDRQEVMAATVQGETCEFCDMWGTFLMCLPLDEALNELDREKLFGILVDKNARVHLSKAAKADRRDTTDGAGALPSAAAS is encoded by the coding sequence ATGCACGCACTGGTTCGCGAAAAACACATGGCCTGCGCCTGGCAGATGAAGTGCTTTCCCCAGCCGGACCGGGACCTGGCCGCCGCCGAAGCCCTGATGAAAAAAGCCTTTGAAGTGGTGACGGCGATTGAGACGAAACTGACCGAGTTTGCGGCCAGCCCGTTTAACCGCATCAACGACCAGGCCGGCATCACACCGGTGGCCGTGGACGAGGAGATATGGGGAATCGTGCAGCGGGCCATCACCTTCGGCCGCCGGACCAACGGCGTGTTCAACATCGCCTTTGCAACGGTGATGCGATCAAAAACCCCGGACGATCCGGCGCTCAAAAAACTGGCGGACTTTCGCAACATCGAGCTGGACGAGGCGGCCCGGACCATCTTTCTGCCGGACCGGCGCATGCGCATCTCCCTGGGCGGTATCGGAAAGGGGTATGCCGTGGACCAGGCTTTTGGGTTTCTGCGGAAAAACGGGCTGGTCAACTTCATGGTCAACGGTTCCGGCGACCTGCGGGTCCACTCCCTGCCCAACGCGCCCCGGCCCTGGCGAATGGGCATACAGAACCCCTTTGATCCGCAAAAACAGATCGGCATGGTGATGATGCGGCAGAATGCCCTGGCCAGCAGCGGCAATTATTTAAAAAAGGGGCATATTCTGTCCGACCGGCAGGAGGTCATGGCCGCCACGGTCCAGGGTGAAACCTGCGAGTTCTGCGACATGTGGGGCACCTTTCTGATGTGCCTGCCGCTTGACGAGGCATTAAACGAACTGGACAGGGAAAAGCTTTTCGGCATCCTGGTGGACAAGAATGCCCGCGTACATCTGTCAAAGGCGGCAAAAGCGGACAGGCGGGATACAACAGATGGCGCTGGAGCGCTGCCGAGCGCTGCTGCGAGCTAG
- a CDS encoding type II toxin-antitoxin system Phd/YefM family antitoxin: protein MQVYTYSEARQKLAMVLEQAEKTGKVLIRRKDGRTFSMVPEKITASPLDVPTIRAKITSQEIVDIVREGRER, encoded by the coding sequence ATGCAGGTTTATACATATTCCGAAGCCCGGCAGAAACTGGCCATGGTCCTGGAGCAGGCGGAAAAAACCGGCAAAGTCCTGATTCGAAGAAAGGATGGCAGAACCTTTTCCATGGTTCCGGAAAAAATCACCGCCTCTCCGCTGGATGTTCCCACCATTAGAGCAAAAATAACCTCTCAGGAAATCGTGGATATTGTCCGGGAGGGAAGAGAACGGTGA
- a CDS encoding type II toxin-antitoxin system VapC family toxin, whose amino-acid sequence MDIVIDTSALIAVIVGEPERKRIIEKTKGNMLIGPGSIPWEVGNAFSAMFKQKRLTLEEAKKGLSIFKSIPLRYTEPDFTAALTLSRQANIYAYDAYFLDCATRHKSPLLTLDLRLKAAAQALNIETLEV is encoded by the coding sequence ATGGATATCGTAATTGATACGTCCGCACTGATTGCGGTGATTGTGGGTGAGCCCGAACGCAAACGAATCATCGAAAAGACAAAGGGGAATATGCTTATCGGCCCTGGTTCAATCCCCTGGGAAGTGGGAAACGCCTTTTCAGCGATGTTCAAACAGAAACGGTTAACGCTTGAAGAAGCGAAAAAGGGGCTGTCGATTTTCAAGAGCATTCCCCTCCGGTATACCGAACCGGATTTTACCGCCGCATTAACGCTTTCAAGACAGGCCAATATTTATGCATATGACGCCTATTTTCTGGACTGCGCAACCAGACACAAGTCGCCTTTATTAACGCTGGATCTGCGATTAAAGGCCGCGGCCCAAGCCCTGAACATTGAAACCCTGGAGGTCTGA
- the typA gene encoding translational GTPase TypA, whose protein sequence is MKKTNNIPIRNIAIIAHVDHGKTTLVDAMFRQSGLFREGQAVDERLMDSMDLERERGITIAAKNCAIHWRDTKINIIDTPGHADFGGEVERALSMADGAILLVDASEGPLPQTRFVLDKALKSGLAIIVVINKIDRADARPAEVLDEIYSLLIDLGATDRQIECPCLYAVGRQGIAMKSPVDKGENLHLLLDMMIDEIPGPSADPEAPFQMLVSDLGYSDYLGRLAVGRVVNGSVESRKNLVCLKEDGEQAPLKISRLQVYSGPGLKDAQRADAGDIVVLSGIENVHIGDTICTDETPIALPRIRVDEPTVFMRFAGNTSPLAGMEGKLVQASRIYARLVKETLMNVSIRVEAGDDRESFIVKGRGEFQMAILVETMRREGFELCVGRPQVIYRYENGRRLEPIEDLLVNCEAAYSGIVTEKLLQRKGTLVRMERQDNDRTRLAFSVPSRALIGFRDEFLTDTRGTGIMNSALAGYEPYRGDFPGRFTGSLVSDRQGKAVAFALFNLEARGKLFTRPGEVVYEGMIIGERNRDTDLNVNPCKTKQLSNMRASGKDEAVTLTPVTPMTLEKAIQFIGDDEMIEVTPKSIRLRKTILSAHGRKVFERRGAVDLSSACA, encoded by the coding sequence ATGAAGAAGACAAACAATATTCCCATCAGAAACATCGCTATCATCGCCCATGTAGACCACGGCAAGACAACACTGGTGGATGCCATGTTCCGGCAGAGCGGCCTGTTCCGTGAGGGGCAGGCAGTGGATGAGCGGCTGATGGACAGCATGGACCTGGAGCGGGAGCGGGGCATTACCATTGCCGCCAAAAACTGCGCCATCCACTGGAGAGACACCAAGATCAACATCATTGACACGCCGGGCCACGCGGATTTCGGCGGAGAGGTGGAGCGGGCACTCTCCATGGCCGACGGCGCCATTCTCCTGGTAGACGCCTCCGAAGGTCCCCTGCCCCAGACCCGTTTTGTTCTGGACAAGGCCCTGAAAAGCGGGCTGGCGATTATCGTGGTCATCAACAAAATCGACCGGGCCGATGCCCGTCCCGCTGAAGTGCTGGACGAGATATACAGCCTGCTCATCGACCTTGGCGCAACAGACCGGCAGATCGAGTGCCCCTGCCTCTATGCCGTGGGCCGGCAGGGTATTGCCATGAAGTCGCCGGTGGACAAAGGAGAAAACCTGCACCTGCTGCTGGACATGATGATAGACGAAATTCCCGGGCCGTCGGCCGATCCGGAAGCCCCCTTTCAGATGCTGGTATCGGACCTGGGGTATTCGGATTACCTGGGCCGCCTGGCCGTGGGCCGGGTGGTCAACGGGTCGGTGGAATCCAGAAAAAACCTGGTCTGCCTGAAGGAAGACGGAGAGCAGGCCCCTTTAAAAATTTCCAGGCTCCAGGTATACAGCGGCCCGGGCCTGAAGGATGCCCAGCGGGCCGATGCCGGCGATATTGTCGTGTTGTCCGGCATCGAAAATGTACACATCGGCGACACCATCTGCACCGATGAAACGCCCATTGCCCTGCCCCGCATACGGGTTGATGAACCCACGGTCTTCATGCGGTTTGCCGGCAACACCTCTCCCCTGGCCGGCATGGAGGGCAAGCTGGTACAGGCCAGCCGGATTTATGCCCGCCTGGTCAAGGAAACCCTCATGAACGTCTCTATTCGGGTGGAGGCCGGTGACGACAGGGAAAGCTTTATCGTCAAGGGCCGGGGGGAATTCCAGATGGCCATTCTTGTTGAGACCATGCGGCGCGAAGGGTTTGAGCTCTGCGTGGGCCGGCCCCAGGTGATTTACCGGTATGAGAACGGCCGGCGACTGGAGCCGATTGAAGACCTGCTGGTCAACTGTGAGGCCGCCTACAGCGGCATTGTGACGGAAAAACTTCTGCAGCGGAAAGGGACCCTGGTCCGCATGGAACGCCAGGACAACGACCGGACCCGCCTGGCTTTTTCAGTGCCCTCCCGGGCGTTGATCGGGTTTCGGGACGAGTTTCTCACTGATACCCGGGGCACGGGCATCATGAACAGCGCCCTTGCGGGCTACGAACCTTACCGGGGCGACTTTCCCGGGCGGTTTACCGGCAGCCTTGTATCGGACCGCCAGGGAAAGGCCGTTGCCTTTGCCCTGTTCAACCTGGAGGCCAGGGGGAAGCTGTTTACCCGGCCCGGCGAGGTGGTGTATGAGGGCATGATCATCGGGGAGCGCAACCGGGACACCGACCTGAATGTCAACCCCTGCAAGACCAAACAGCTTAGCAACATGCGGGCCTCGGGCAAGGACGAGGCCGTCACCTTGACCCCGGTGACGCCCATGACCCTGGAAAAGGCCATTCAGTTTATCGGTGACGATGAAATGATTGAAGTGACCCCGAAAAGCATTCGGCTGAGAAAAACCATTCTCTCGGCCCACGGACGCAAGGTGTTTGAACGACGGGGCGCTGTTGACCTATCTTCTGCCTGCGCGTAA